A section of the Oryza sativa Japonica Group chromosome 1, ASM3414082v1 genome encodes:
- the LOC4327897 gene encoding conserved oligomeric Golgi complex subunit 1, whose protein sequence is MPAAAVSGGGAADAEELFRTRRIPEIRAAEGATRREISAKEEELRQLVGRSYRDLLDSADSILLIKQSSDAVSGNLSRISDSLASLAPPPEAPPAASPSPSGGRVRLYASAARAKYLVDTPEHIWGRLDEGLLLEAAGRYVRAQVVHGVLSRDAAAAARFPLLAHQAQLVEAFRPQIAQRARERLADRRLSVAAHADALAAAASIDAPSLTPTQALQLFLSSRRAWISQALTTLASDLTSYSSVLCDVAKIVRVTLGHVGQLFVLALNDLPLFFKTVLDLPPPSQLFGGIPDPVEETRLWKEHWDQLEATMVLLEPDAVARTCTDWLKGCCDEIFGVIAGGQRLVDAIESGEGLGSVQRLVREALDGREGLEGTLEQWLKSVFGSEIESPWDQIRGLILKEGKDIFEDWMEEAFVQRMKDIVHLEFGSLDDSVNIKKSIDGIGANADPKDAGDFMVYLRKVSTGGGVWFSESKIKKGGILAHLKPIADENDFHSCLTSYFGPEVSRIRNAIDSKCKTILEDLLSFVDSHNSAPRLKELVPYLQEKCYKTISGILNGLEAELGKLSASLRTKKGESNMLAASVIVERSLFIGRLMFALRYHSSHVPLILGSPRQWVKEAGGAAFMRLSSPSPRHSRASFDTAMPFTPRRHTQSSPRSPGRQFSDNPRRQTIAAAASLFGADDSSNPRLDELNKTLQALCIAAHGLWIAWLSTELSQLLSYDLNKDDSLSLSTPLRGWEVTVIKQEESTEGPLEMQIALPSMPSLYIISFLYQACLEIHKIGGHILDKSILQNFAWDLLQKVIDIYESFLVSIESGKSLVSEKGVLQILLDLRFIGDVLSGGKSSSTKTTETQRTHDSSPSAIAKTSFRRKQSQLQADSATIEPINKLINKFSQRLDPIDWATYEPYLWENEKQSYKRYVVLFGFLVQLNHMYTGTVQKLPTKSNTDSNIMRCSQVPRFKYLPISAPALSSRAHKSSLQSTSDDSTSRSPWKSYSNGERSTASEFDDNVSLGGAAPLLKSFVTQVGSKFGENTSRWGSIISDGQVGKLSDILPGPAAGFFSSFTSGARYDP, encoded by the exons ATGCCTGCCGCGGcagtctccggcggcggcgcggccgacgcCGAGGAGCTGTTCCGCACGAGACGCATCCCGGAGATCCGCGCGGCGGAGGGCGCCACGCGCCGCGAGATCTCCGccaaggaggaggagctccgccAGCTCGTCGGCCGCAGCTACCGCGACCTCCTCGACTCCGCGGACTCGATACTCCTCATCAAGCAGTCCTCCGACGCCGTCTCCGGCAACCTCTCCCGCATCTCCGACTCCCTCGCGTCGCTCGCGCCGCCCCCCGAGGCTCCCCCCGCCGCATCGCCCTCCCCGTCCGGCGGGCGGGTCCGGCTCTacgcgtcggcggcgcgcgccaaGTACCTCGTCGACACCCCCGAGCACATCTGGGGGCGGCTCGACGAGGGCCTGCTCCTGGAGGCCGCGGGGCGGTACGTGCGGGCGCAGGTGGTGCACGGCGTGCTCTcccgcgacgccgcggcggccgcgcggttCCCGCTGCTCGCGCACCAGGCGCAGCTGGTGGAGGCGTTCCGGCCCCAGATCGCGCAGCGCGCTCGCGAGcgcctcgccgaccgccgcctctccgtcgccgcccACGCCGACGCGCTCGCGGCCGCTGCCTCAATCGACGCACCGTCGCTCACCCCGACCCAGGCACTCCaactcttcctctcctcccgccgcgcctgGATCTCCCAAGCCCTAACCACCCTTGCCTCCGATCTGACCTCCTACTCCTCCGTGCTGTGCGATGTCGCCAAGATCGTGCGTGTCACGCTGGGCCATGTCGGGCAGTTGTTTGTGCTTGCGCTCAATGATTTGCCACTGTTTTTCAAGACGGTGCTCGATTTGCCGCCCCCTTCACAGCTGTTCGGTGGCATTCCAGACCCTGTGGAAGAGACACGGTTGTGGAAAGAACACTGGGATCAACTTGAGGCCACCATGGTGCTACTTGAGCCAGATGCTGTTGCAAGGACTTGTACAGATTGGCTGAAGGGATGCTGTGATGAGATTTTTGGTGTGATTGCTGGAGGGCAAAGACTAGTTGATGCCATTGAGAGTGGGGAAGGGCTTGGATCAGTGCAAAGACTTGTGCGGGAGGCATTAGATGGGAGGGAAGGACTGGAAGGGACTCTGGAGCAATGGCTGAAGAGTGTGTTTGGATCAGAGATTGAATCACCATGGGATCAGATCCGTGGCCTCATCTTGAAGGAAGGGAAGGACATTTTTGAGGATTGGATGGAAGAAGCCTTTGTGCAACGGATGAAAGACATTGTGCACTTGGAATTCGGCAGCTTGGATGATAGTGTAAATATTAAGAAATCAATTGATGGTATTGGTGCCAATGCTGATCCAAAGGATGCCGgtgatttcatggtgtatttgCGGAAAGTTTCAACTGGAGGTGGTGTCTGGTTCTCTGAGTCTAAGATCAAGAAAGGTGGAATTTTGGCACATTTGAAACCGATTGCTGATGAAAATGATTTCCACAGCTGCCTTACCTCATATTTTGGGCCAGAAGTTAGTCGCATCAGGAATGCAATTGACAGCAAATGCAAGACTATCCTTGAGGATCTGTTAAGTTTTGTGGACTCGCACAATTCTGCTCCCAGATTGAAGGAGCTGGTGCCATACCTCCAAGAGAAATGCTATAAGACCATCTCTGGGATACTGAATGGATTGGAAGCTGAGCTTGGAAAATTGTCTGCTTCCTTGAGAACCAAAAAAGGGGAGAGCAATATGCTTGCAGCATCTGTTATCGTGGAGAGATCTCTCTTCATTGGCCGCCTCATGTTTGCATTGAGATACCACTCGAGTCATGTACCCTTGATCCTAGGATCCCCAAGGCAGTGGGTAAAGGAGGCTGGTGGTGCAGCATTTATGAGATTATCGTCGCCCTCACCAAGACATTCAAGAGCATCGTTTGATACAGCGATGCCTTTTACCCCCAGGAGGCACACACAGTCAAGCCCAAGGAGTCCTGGAAGGCAATTTTCTGACAACCCCAGAAGACAAactattgctgctgctgcttccctaTTTGGTGCTGATGATAGCTCCAATCCCAGACTTGATGAACTAAACAAGACCTTACAGGCACTCTGCATTGCAGCCCATGGATTGTGGATAGCATGGTTGTCCACTGAATTATCACAGCTTCTCTCATATGACCTCAACAAAGATGATTCATTGTCCTTATCAACCCCTTTACGG GGATGGGAAGTCACAGTCATCAAACAAGAGGAATCCACTGAGGGCCCCTTGGAGATGCAAATAGCACTTCCATCAATGCCTTCACTGTACATTATATCCTTTCTTTATCAAGCATGTTTGGAGATTCATAAAATTGGAGGGCACATCCTGGACAAATCTATATTGCAAAACTTTGCATGGGACTTGTTACAGAAG GTTATTGATATCTATGAAAGCTTTTTGGTATCAATCGAGTCTGGTAAATCTCTGGTTTCAGAAAAGGGGGTTCTGCAAATACTGCTCGATTTGCGCTTCATTGGCGATGTTCTGTCAGGAGGCAAAAGTTCTTCCACCAAAACTACTGAAACACAGAGAACACATGACTCTTCGCCAAGCGCCATTGCTAAGACTTCCTTCAGGAGAAAACAGTCACAATTGCAGGCAGATTCAGCTACCATAGAGCCTATAAACAAGCTGATCAATAAGTTCTCACAGAGATTGGATCCGATAGACTGGGCTAC GTACGAACCTTATCTGTGGGAGAATGAGAAGCAATCTTACAAGCGCTATGTTGTTCTTTTCGGCTTCTTGGTTCAACTGAATCACATGTATACTGGAACTGTGCAAAAGTTACCGACTAAATCAAATACAGATTCAAACATTATGAGGTGCTCCCAAGTCCCAAGATTCAAATACCTACCGATCAG TGCCCCAGCTCTATCATCAAGAGCACACAAATCATCATTACAGTCAACATCCGATGATTCCACATCTAGAAGCCCTTGGAAATCATATTCAAATGGAGAAAGATCTACGGCATCAGAATTTGATGATAATGTTAGCCTTGGAGGTGCTGCTCCATTGCTCAAGTCATTTGTTACCCAG